TTGATCTTTAATATCTGATAGCTCTTCTTTCATCTTTTCTAAATTATCTTCTGTTACAATATGAGCtatatatttctttctttcttggtcAATCAGCCATACTGGGATATTGCATAAAAATGTCTGAAATGCTTTCATGCCATTTTTATTTGGCTCTTCTTCGAACTGTTTCACTCTGAACAAAACTTGCTGCAGTTCCTCCCGTTGCCTTAAGAATTCTAATATGTCTACTGCACATATTTCATCCTTCACCTGTGATCCTTTTGATAGAGAAAATAAAGGTTGGCTTTGTGTAATCTCTTGTTTTGGATCTGCCTTCTTTGAAAGGACCTGGTTTTTTTCTATATCCTTGTCTTTGACACATTCTCTCTGTTGCAGACAATTATATTGTTGGGATAACTTTTTGTTTTGAGCATTATTTTCagaaacacacacttttttttgctCAGCAACTGCAGTCTGTAAGTCATAGTGTGTATCAAATACCTTTTGCTTGACGACTTTCTCTGTTGATTTATTCTTAAGCCGATCTTGTTTTTTCGGAATCattactttttcttcttttggacaAACTAATATCTGGCTCTGATTTTCAGCTTTACCCAGCGAGTCTTTCTCAGGCCTGAAttctcttttttctgtttctttctcaTTAACTAAATTTTGTTTCATCTCACTGGAATCTTTCTGGCTTACTTCTTGCTTATTTTCTATGTACTTTAAAGGTGGTTTTAGTCTCAACACCTTTACATCAACATGCTTCTGGCAATCCTTTGCAACGTTGTGCTTTTCCCTAATGGTAGTACTGATGTCCTCTCTCTGTTTTTCCTGATTTTGTTGTTTGGCAACATTTTGAACATTAGTTCCCTGCTGTTTTTTATGTGCCTCAGAATCTTTGTGTGTTTCGTGTAAGCTTTGATCTACAGTTGGAAGCTTTATAGTTTTAACTTTGAAATGAGGGGAGATAATTTTATTTTTGGACACGTGCAACTGCTCCACATTTTTCAGCTGCTCTGTCTTATGCAAAATATGCTCTTGATGGATTTGTTCCATTTGACAAGATAAATtatgttttgtgagatcccttgaACCTTGCAGtactttttttctaatttcatCTTCTGCtgaggtttttaaaatgttttgaagcTGCTCAGCAGCTGATGATACTATTAATGATGCAGACAGTTGTTTTTCACCATGTGATGCAGTTGCTGGTAAACTGACTTGAAAGTCAGAGTCAGGGGGTGTAGTTTTTTCTAGAGTTTCAGAAGGAACTGGTCCTTGTAAAGGAGCTTGATTCTGCTTTCTTGATTTTTGTAATGGCACACAATTTACTGACTCTGTTTGCCCTAGACTTCCCTGAGTCTTGCTGTTTGTTCTGACAGTCTCATGACAAAAGTTTTTGACTTGCACTTTCTCCATCTCCTCCCTCTGCTGTCTATATTTTTCTTCAGCAATCATTAAAGGGGTTTTAAATTTTCTGACATATGGTTTAGGATTTATTTGTGTTGGTGCTGCTGGAAGGGAAGGAGATCTTTTAAGAGGAAACCCCACTCCTTTTTTAGCCAAGGGTGTATCCTGCATAGCTTTGTCTGGAGAATTAATCACTTCTGAAACAGATGATGGCCTTTTTATTCCTTCTGTTTTTGTATGGGTTGTCTCCTGTTTCTGTTCATGGATAACTCCATTCACTAGAATTGTGGATTTTTGGCTTTCTTCCTCTGTTTTGGACATATCAATTTTTCTGTGTATCTGAAGAAAAGTTGGTTCAGTTTTTGAAGGCATTTTAGATTGGTTCATTTCTAGCCCCTTATGAGATTCCATTTTGAGGAATTTCTTTGTAGATGGAATCCCAGCTGGTTTACCTGATGATGTTTTATCACTGGCATTAAATTGCAGTGGCTCAGGCAGTGCCTGTTCTGGATATTTTGGGAAAGGTTCTTTCCTTTGCTTTGGTTGAGAAGTAGGAAGAATCACCAGGGGTGCAGttaggggtggcagagggagagcatgTAGAAACTCACTTTGAAGTTTGTCATCtactggtggtgggggaggaggaaaatgATCAAACTCGGCTTTGGGTTTGTCCATAGATGATGAAACAGGAAACATCTCTCTATCACATGACATCATtaatggaggtggaggaggaggcagaggaaatTCAATTTCatatgatgctgctgctgatggtggtggtggaggaggaggagggggtgatgggggtggagtAGGTGAGGAATCTATTTCTGGCTTATCTTTCCTCACAGCATTCTTGGCTGGATTTAGAGGATTTTTCACTGCAGATTGGAAGTCTGATTTAGCCATTTCCATTTCAGTCTTTCCTATCAATTGCACTATAGATTCCTTATTTTGCTGATGAACATCTCTCTTTTGCTTCCTTTCGGTTTCTTTAAATTTACTTTGtgcttcctgtgtgacttttACTTCTTGTTTGTTGTTTATATTTTGTTCTGCTGTCATGGAAACTACAGCTTGCCCCAGCTGAATGTTTATTTCATTCTGTGCAAAAAACTCTTGAGAATGCTGAGCTTGTTTTGTTGCTTGCTTTATcacttgcttttgaaaatggccaTTCACCTTAGAAATCCCACTTCCTGGCATTTTAATCAGTTGTTGTGCAGTTCTGGATTTGGAACTATCAACATCAGTTGACATTTTTGCTTTTTGTCTTGTCCCCTTCTGACAGCTGAGGTTGGAATATTCATTGTCTTTATGCTCATGCAAGACattctgtttcttttcagctATTTCTTCTGTGGACcgcacacagctgctgctgctatcctTTTTCAGAGCTCTACTTGTCTCTGATCTCGTATCTCTCTTAATTTTACCCTGTAAAGAAGACCGGCCGGGCATatgttttgcttcttttttaaCATTGCCCTGGACTTTACTTTTATCCATTGAGTCATCCATTTTTTTGAAGAGCATGTGTTGAGAAGTTGATAAGctctttatttgttttttatcTACATCAAAAGACTCAGTGCTCTGTTCTTGTTCTAAATGGATCTTTCTGGTACCTTGCATACTTCCTCTGAGGAAAGTCTCATTTTCAGCATGTGTATCCTCATGACATTCATTGACAGATTTTATATTCTTTTGCAGATTACGTGACCCATTACTTTGGTGCTCAGCTATATGCTGCATCTGGATGGTGCCTTTTTTATCTCCAGGACCACTTATGTGATGCTGTACCATTTTCTTTTCAGAAGACGCATCTAGAATGTTTTGTACGGCAGGCTGAATGTCTCTTCTGATTACATCTTCTTTGTCTCCATTCTTGAAAGACTGCTGAGCCTCTTTTAAAGATCTTAATGCTGACTCAAGGTCACCTCGAACAACCTCTCCTTTCAGAACTTCATTTTTTGTGGTTATTGCTTTTTCAAGGGACGCAATGGTCCACTTAATATCACCAGGGATGACATCAGGCTTCTCTGTTTCTTTTAGTTGATAGGCTGATTCTTTAAGAGATTTCAGTATTGTGAGAAGGTCACCTTTTataatttcttctttttctgtAACTGTTGTCTGATTTATGGCCTGACTGAGGGCATTTAAAGTTGCTTTCAAATCACCTTTTATAGTATCTTGTTTATTTACATGACAAGATGTATTTTGTGGCTCTGTCATAAAAATTTTAATGGCATTAGCCACATCTCCAGGAATGATGTCACTTTCATTAACTGTACGTTGAATCTGAAAGTTCTGTTTCTTTAATAGCAGCTTTGTGCCTTCAACATCACCACCAATTATTTcttcgtcctcctcctcctcctcctcctcctcctcttgtttCCTGGTTGTAAATTCTTCAGTTGACCCTGTCTGGAGTAGTTTCAGGTAATCCAAAGCTCCGGATTCTATGCATGTTGTGAAAAACTGAACATTGCCCCTCTCTGAATCATCTATTTTAGCTCTTTCAGATATTTCATTATTCattgaagaagaaagaaggttGTGAATAGTATGTTTCACATCACCACCTATCACTTCATCACGCTGGATTTTATTGTCATCCCTTTTGTGAAGGAGAGAATAGAGTGTCATGTTAATATCGCCTCTCTCATTTTCCTGAATTAAAATTCCTCGTTTTACAGAACTATCCTGACTAAACAGGTTTTTTATAGCTTCCTGTACATCACCTCTCACTATCTCTTCTTTTTCAACACAAACATCTGTTGATCTGTTCAATAATTGAGCTTTGGTCAAATCAACATTGCCCTTTTCATCTTCATTTACTGTAATTTCTCTTTTGGTAGTGCTCTTTTTGGACAGCAGATTCATCATTATGTTTGCTAGGTCCCCTCTAATAATCTCTTCCTTTTGTATTTCAGGAGTCTCTTGATTCATTAGTTTATATTTTGCCATTCTGACATCTCCAATTTCATCTGCCTCCAGAATGATTCCATGATACTCAATGACTTTGTGAGAGTAGAGTTCTTTTAAAGTCTCTCTGACACTTTTCCCTATAATTTCTTGCTTTTCGATCTTATTTTCATTGAATTCATGGAGAGGTGTTGTTTCAAAGAGCCATGTTGTTGTTTTCACATCTGACTGGGGAATTTCCTCCctggttatttttatttcattttcatcaGTTTCCTTAATGGAATCTAAAGGCTGATTTTCAAAAAGCCACACAGTATGCTGAACATCACCTTCTTGCACATCTTCCTTTGTGACCGTCCTGACATCTTTATACTCTGACCCCTCTCCTCTAATCTCATCTAGAGAGTGTGTTTCAAATAACCAAGTGGAAGTTTTAACATTACCCTGCTGGATTTCACTGATGCTTGCAGTTCTTATATGTGTGCATTTATTTAGTACTTCAGACTCGAACAACTGTTTGTTGGCCTTTACATCACCACCCTGGATGCTGTCAATAGTGGGCACAATTAATCTTTCATCATCTGAAATTTTGTCCAGTGGCTGTGTTTCAAATTTGTATCTGACAGAGCTTACATCTCCTTTCTGAATATCTTCCTGGGTGACAGCTCTAATAACATACACATTATCTGATTCATTAATAGATCCTAAaggttttgtttcaaacaacCACCTCGTCCCACGTACATCTCCATGAATAACTTCTTCCTTTTTCACTGTTGTCACTTCATGATAATATCCTTCTTTGTCTTGAATTGCATAAAGTGGTTGGGTTTCAAACAGCATTCTGTAATGTTTCACATCTCCCTTTGTTATTTCTTCTTCACTAATAGTTTTCTTGGTGCTAGTATCTGCAGATCCATCTTTAATCAGATCTAAAGAAAATGTCTCAAATATAAAGCAGCCTTTTCTTACATTCCCAGCCTGTACATCTGTAACACTTCTAACTAATGTACCATCTTCCTGGTTTTCTTTTATTGCATCAATAGAATGGTTTTCAAAAAGCCATCGACAGTGTAGAACATTTCCTTTCTGTATATCTGCACTTTgtaccattttaatttttttcaaaacttccTCTGAACTGGAATGTATGGAATCTAGTGACTGGTTTTCAAATTTATATTTCATGGTGGAAACATCCCCAGGCTGAATATCAATTTCTGCTATTCGTTtgaattctttttcttcttgtatattttccagattttctgtctCAAAAAGAAAACATGCTGTGCGGACATCACTTCCTTGAATATCCTCCTGATTCACAGTGTGTAATTCTACTCTTGTTTCTGATTCATCTTTTATTGCATCAAGCGGCTGGGTTTCAAAGAGCTGAGTACAGGTTTTGACGTCTCCTTTATGTATTTCTTCACTATCAGTCACTATCTCAACCTTGTCATACAGTGATTCCATTGGCTGAGTTTCAAACAGCCATCTACACATTTTTACGTCTCCTTTAATAATGTCTGTAGTCTGTTCTGTTCTACTTTCTTCACTTTCTAAAGAGCTAAAATATTTAACAGAATCAAGAGGCTGAGTTTCAAACAACCATTTGGCTGTTTTCACGTCACCTGATGCTACTTCTTGTGAAGATATTCCTTTGATAACCTGGATTTTTTTAATGCTCTCATCAAATTGGTCAAGAGGCCTTGTTTCAAAGAGCCATCTGCAGCTTCTGACATCACC
This portion of the Carettochelys insculpta isolate YL-2023 chromosome 8, ASM3395843v1, whole genome shotgun sequence genome encodes:
- the XIRP2 gene encoding xin actin-binding repeat-containing protein 2 isoform X3; this encodes MAMYQAAVSKVERRSTSANAVEEAETCTVPGGLASVKKQFEKWDNVSSQKTIEHHQYEHKSVQEVTNSSQLTVSSSSREAEQDEVTSKGTQLETFQMEEVSDFEQSTHQTNRASNFTQYIDETVVNATINEEIPKISTQFLKQHFEKTSQEKSLLSDKETGTPAKHTKIENEFQEIVLPSAVSFSSATTASASRIYETSETRKTKEHGTAAAAVIACTNSPKYGSAEQFSPPSPPNVMQAAAEMKQYSQSPELSTSSAQPTIPKDLYSKQRNLYELKRLYKHIHPELRKNLEKQYFNEVSEIVSSKVEKGSSVSGDVQQTRYVFENRGSSPQKCMSPEREYLEWDEILKGEVQSMRWIFENQPLDSIKDESSEFSNIKSIADQEIIAGGDVKYTTWMFETQPIDSLGTHSSKCAGITDRIPDLARGDVRTATWMFETQPLDSMNKIHHDSEQDETLIKEISGGDVKTVKYMFETQQLDKLGQLYSVDEVNLLQLKSELKEIKGDVKRSIKHFETLPMYVIKDSLGQMLEIKTVHREDIEKGDVKTARWMFETQPLGMINKDSAEIKVVRGISVEGSMKGGVHKAKWVFETQPLDTIKEDSGVSVIEKETILGADVSRKCWIFETQPLDTLKDNVDTIHPPPEEKIGGDVSTTKHLFETLPIDALKDSPDVGKLQKMVATEEEKGNVSHQKWIFETKPLEQIREERKEFVTTVKLEEVDRGDVISCKHIFESSNLSKCDESYKIHVEGIRKGTVELNKALFETTPLYAIQDSLGKYHEVKTIRQEEVLRGDVRSCRWLFETRPLDQFDESIKKIQVIKGISSQEVASGDVKTAKWLFETQPLDSVKYFSSLESEESRTEQTTDIIKGDVKMCRWLFETQPMESLYDKVEIVTDSEEIHKGDVKTCTQLFETQPLDAIKDESETRVELHTVNQEDIQGSDVRTACFLFETENLENIQEEKEFKRIAEIDIQPGDVSTMKYKFENQSLDSIHSSSEEVLKKIKMVQSADIQKGNVLHCRWLFENHSIDAIKENQEDGTLVRSVTDVQAGNVRKGCFIFETFSLDLIKDGSADTSTKKTISEEEITKGDVKHYRMLFETQPLYAIQDKEGYYHEVTTVKKEEVIHGDVRGTRWLFETKPLGSINESDNVYVIRAVTQEDIQKGDVSSVRYKFETQPLDKISDDERLIVPTIDSIQGGDVKANKQLFESEVLNKCTHIRTASISEIQQGNVKTSTWLFETHSLDEIRGEGSEYKDVRTVTKEDVQEGDVQHTVWLFENQPLDSIKETDENEIKITREEIPQSDVKTTTWLFETTPLHEFNENKIEKQEIIGKSVRETLKELYSHKVIEYHGIILEADEIGDVRMAKYKLMNQETPEIQKEEIIRGDLANIMMNLLSKKSTTKREITVNEDEKGNVDLTKAQLLNRSTDVCVEKEEIVRGDVQEAIKNLFSQDSSVKRGILIQENERGDINMTLYSLLHKRDDNKIQRDEVIGGDVKHTIHNLLSSSMNNEISERAKIDDSERGNVQFFTTCIESGALDYLKLLQTGSTEEFTTRKQEEEEEEEEEDEEIIGGDVEGTKLLLKKQNFQIQRTVNESDIIPGDVANAIKIFMTEPQNTSCHVNKQDTIKGDLKATLNALSQAINQTTVTEKEEIIKGDLLTILKSLKESAYQLKETEKPDVIPGDIKWTIASLEKAITTKNEVLKGEVVRGDLESALRSLKEAQQSFKNGDKEDVIRRDIQPAVQNILDASSEKKMVQHHISGPGDKKGTIQMQHIAEHQSNGSRNLQKNIKSVNECHEDTHAENETFLRGSMQGTRKIHLEQEQSTESFDVDKKQIKSLSTSQHMLFKKMDDSMDKSKVQGNVKKEAKHMPGRSSLQGKIKRDTRSETSRALKKDSSSSCVRSTEEIAEKKQNVLHEHKDNEYSNLSCQKGTRQKAKMSTDVDSSKSRTAQQLIKMPGSGISKVNGHFQKQVIKQATKQAQHSQEFFAQNEINIQLGQAVVSMTAEQNINNKQEVKVTQEAQSKFKETERKQKRDVHQQNKESIVQLIGKTEMEMAKSDFQSAVKNPLNPAKNAVRKDKPEIDSSPTPPPSPPPPPPPPPSAAASYEIEFPLPPPPPPLMMSCDREMFPVSSSMDKPKAEFDHFPPPPPPVDDKLQSEFLHALPLPPLTAPLVILPTSQPKQRKEPFPKYPEQALPEPLQFNASDKTSSGKPAGIPSTKKFLKMESHKGLEMNQSKMPSKTEPTFLQIHRKIDMSKTEEESQKSTILVNGVIHEQKQETTHTKTEGIKRPSSVSEVINSPDKAMQDTPLAKKGVGFPLKRSPSLPAAPTQINPKPYVRKFKTPLMIAEEKYRQQREEMEKVQVKNFCHETVRTNSKTQGSLGQTESVNCVPLQKSRKQNQAPLQGPVPSETLEKTTPPDSDFQVSLPATASHGEKQLSASLIVSSAAEQLQNILKTSAEDEIRKKVLQGSRDLTKHNLSCQMEQIHQEHILHKTEQLKNVEQLHVSKNKIISPHFKVKTIKLPTVDQSLHETHKDSEAHKKQQGTNVQNVAKQQNQEKQREDISTTIREKHNVAKDCQKHVDVKVLRLKPPLKYIENKQEVSQKDSSEMKQNLVNEKETEKREFRPEKDSLGKAENQSQILVCPKEEKVMIPKKQDRLKNKSTEKVVKQKVFDTHYDLQTAVAEQKKVCVSENNAQNKKLSQQYNCLQQRECVKDKDIEKNQVLSKKADPKQEITQSQPLFSLSKGSQVKDEICAVDILEFLRQREELQQVLFRVKQFEEEPNKNGMKAFQTFLCNIPVWLIDQERKKYIAHIVTEDNLEKMKEELSDIKDQAVKILASCEDTIQTAMMSTKTVKSRNDSLSSRGLSQKRSKISIDSNRRDTHQMKEVMKEEIVNHGIMQQSSGNRQTEFKTSPALRMRSPSPTYIIIESKRTESPLREVHSSSPIQRASTPVSPPPHRSATPAPRIHRPAPSLSPPRSHSEQLAKLKGTTAKLSQGITQHRAVTSVPVVEKRSEIVKSPATLRRKIRIETHAMMDPLSSATTHTSQVTAGTVKDIKEIHEENRKAEKNTGYEAPVNIPECLTPLTVSFKVPKIDQSGLTLRFEASEQRRHTKKEPVTINERADYESVDEMDTLLGKSEENSGFDEKRVFERGEMNSKRKKERCTFRKDEFGLTSLKNQKQKDSFQDSPFKQPRDPKEGISYKQKQCDVKERSFEPIVCMEAKYHTDHASGLDRIANTVTESRTAIMTSHSADGVQSGFGFKHAPPTYEDVISGHILDITAADSPEELLRNFQKTWQESERVFNSLGYTVSDTSEAEVRSSFHQESAYISAIFNNFPFPKAVCDVLSVLLTINTGMLSFEDPFCQGKYCI